The Mucilaginibacter mallensis genome has a segment encoding these proteins:
- a CDS encoding ABC transporter ATP-binding protein: MKILFSYLKKYKWTVLLALLMTAINQCFALFDPLITGKIVDDYIVKRDLYTHDEYLRGVLMLITYGVGAALISRIANNFQDYYTITVSQRLGADMYADGMKHSLAIPYYDFEDTRSGEKLGVLQRVRSDAENFIKASINVTFMAFFGIVFVAAYSFLISYKVTIVFVLSVPIITYLSWTLSKKIKVIHRAIILKTSVLAGRTHESLRNIELVKSHGLADQEIERLNTTTHKILSLEIVKTKILRFLSFIQGSTVNVVRSIMVMVLLMLIFDKEISPGQYFSFLLYSFFLFGPLQEFGHMALTWREAQISLGNFKRLMAMPIEVIPTDPTEINSIVHIEFDNVFFKYKQSSRYALNGVSFHAEKGETVAFVGPSGSGKTTLIKLLVGLYKPMQGEVLYNKTSSNDIHLDDLRRKIGFVTQDTQLFSGNIRDNLRFVKPNATDEECLDALNKAACQSLLARAEDGLDTMIGESGVKISGGEKQRLSIARALLRQPNVLLFDEATSALDSLTEEEISKTVRKLSELKDHITMIIAHRLSTIMHANRIYVLENGHVIEYGSHEELINLKGLYYAMWRQQVGERKLHEELSSFTRKPDQIPIMAGIPFNPKI, encoded by the coding sequence ATGAAGATATTATTCAGCTATCTTAAAAAATACAAGTGGACCGTACTGCTTGCCTTACTAATGACAGCCATAAACCAATGCTTTGCGTTGTTTGACCCTCTCATCACAGGTAAAATAGTAGATGATTATATTGTTAAAAGAGACCTATACACCCACGACGAATACCTCAGGGGGGTATTAATGCTCATAACCTATGGGGTTGGCGCCGCGCTGATATCGCGTATAGCCAATAATTTTCAGGATTATTATACTATTACAGTTTCACAACGCCTGGGTGCCGATATGTATGCCGATGGCATGAAACATTCCCTGGCTATCCCCTACTACGATTTTGAAGATACCCGTAGCGGTGAAAAACTAGGCGTTTTGCAACGCGTAAGAAGTGATGCTGAAAACTTCATAAAAGCATCTATCAATGTAACTTTTATGGCGTTTTTTGGGATAGTTTTTGTAGCTGCATATTCTTTTTTGATAAGCTATAAAGTAACCATAGTTTTTGTGCTTTCGGTACCCATAATTACTTATTTAAGCTGGACATTATCAAAAAAGATAAAGGTTATTCACCGGGCAATTATATTAAAAACATCTGTATTAGCAGGCCGTACCCATGAATCATTAAGAAATATTGAACTGGTAAAAAGCCATGGCCTTGCCGACCAGGAAATTGAACGCTTAAATACTACAACTCACAAAATTTTAAGCCTGGAAATTGTAAAAACCAAGATCCTGCGGTTTTTAAGCTTTATACAGGGCAGTACGGTAAACGTTGTGCGCAGTATAATGGTTATGGTTTTGCTAATGCTGATATTTGATAAAGAGATATCGCCCGGACAGTATTTTAGTTTTTTATTATACTCATTCTTTCTTTTTGGGCCCCTACAGGAGTTTGGGCATATGGCCTTAACCTGGCGCGAGGCACAGATATCATTAGGTAATTTTAAGCGGCTGATGGCCATGCCGATAGAAGTAATACCTACCGATCCTACTGAGATCAACTCAATAGTTCATATTGAGTTTGACAACGTATTTTTCAAGTATAAACAAAGCAGCCGTTATGCGCTTAACGGTGTATCATTTCATGCGGAAAAAGGAGAAACTGTTGCCTTTGTAGGCCCATCGGGTTCGGGTAAAACTACTTTAATAAAGTTATTGGTAGGTTTATATAAACCCATGCAGGGCGAAGTACTGTATAACAAAACATCATCAAATGATATACACCTTGATGATCTGCGCCGTAAAATTGGTTTTGTAACCCAGGATACGCAACTATTTTCAGGAAACATAAGGGATAACCTGCGTTTTGTTAAACCCAATGCTACAGATGAGGAGTGTTTGGACGCGCTTAATAAAGCCGCTTGCCAATCATTATTAGCAAGGGCCGAAGATGGATTAGATACAATGATAGGTGAAAGTGGCGTAAAGATATCCGGCGGCGAAAAACAACGTTTATCAATTGCAAGGGCATTGTTGCGCCAGCCAAATGTGCTCTTATTTGATGAAGCTACATCAGCATTGGATTCATTAACTGAGGAAGAGATCAGTAAAACTGTGCGTAAATTATCTGAACTGAAAGACCATATTACAATGATCATAGCGCACAGGCTATCTACAATAATGCATGCCAACCGTATTTATGTACTCGAGAATGGCCACGTTATTGAATATGGCTCACACGAAGAGCTTATAAATCTGAAAGGATTATACTACGCCATGTGGAGGCAACAGGTTGGTGAGCGCAAATTACATGAGGAACTTAGCTCATTTACCCGCAAACCCGATCAGATACCCATTATGGCCGGTATACCGTTTAACCCCAAAATTTAG
- a CDS encoding YbjQ family protein encodes MDASLITTSTGLEGYRIIKHLGVVRGITVRSRSALGNIAGGFQSLFGGRLSIYVELCENAREEAFVLLAQHAQALGANAIINMRYDANEVMQGITEVLAYGTAVIVEKI; translated from the coding sequence ATGGATGCATCACTTATCACCACAAGTACCGGTTTAGAAGGATATCGTATTATTAAACATTTAGGCGTTGTACGCGGTATTACCGTGCGAAGCCGCAGCGCTTTAGGCAACATTGCAGGTGGCTTTCAGTCGCTTTTTGGCGGCCGGCTATCTATTTATGTTGAACTTTGCGAAAACGCCCGTGAAGAGGCTTTTGTATTATTGGCGCAGCATGCCCAGGCTTTGGGTGCTAATGCCATTATAAACATGCGTTACGATGCCAACGAGGTAATGCAGGGCATTACCGAAGTATTGGCATACGGAACTGCTGTAATAGTTGAGAAAATTTAA